From one Catellatospora sp. IY07-71 genomic stretch:
- a CDS encoding DUF2795 domain-containing protein, with translation MQNQDWAQMQEALRDIDFPADKDTILAHVEEYTSDGGVLRLARTLPPELYRNMSEVRSSVRLDPSVEEGRTAGQKAAQARSHNKHVAEYLRQVPDTRLS, from the coding sequence ATGCAGAACCAGGATTGGGCGCAGATGCAGGAAGCGCTGCGCGACATCGACTTTCCGGCAGATAAGGACACGATCCTCGCACATGTGGAGGAATACACCAGCGACGGCGGTGTACTGAGGCTCGCCCGGACCCTGCCGCCCGAGCTGTACCGAAACATGTCCGAGGTGCGCAGCTCGGTGCGCCTCGACCCCTCGGTCGAGGAGGGCCGGACCGCCGGGCAGAAGGCCGCGCAGGCCCGCTCCCACAACAAACACGTCGCCGAGTACCTGCGCCAGGTGCCCGACACCCGCCTCAGCTGA
- a CDS encoding helix-turn-helix domain-containing protein: protein MSVEAVSWALNDAPDVPASCLAVLIGLANHAHADGRAAFPSYQRLAFYARKSVRAVQNDLAALARLGLIRRGDQRHTAFLPADRRPAVWDLALERRRALPGGLDGDARSGRPARRSGGVVHSRGEARYAPPAQRGEARYPTGRSPVPDGVNQASHKPSLNHQESIACPRGPQIRPPSRNSAGLHRAGSGASRCPLHVGELAGHCRPCASERKAAR, encoded by the coding sequence ATGAGTGTCGAAGCGGTGAGCTGGGCGCTCAATGACGCACCCGACGTGCCGGCATCGTGCCTGGCGGTGCTGATCGGCCTTGCCAACCACGCCCACGCCGACGGCCGCGCCGCGTTCCCGTCATACCAACGGCTGGCGTTCTACGCCCGCAAATCCGTACGCGCCGTCCAGAACGACCTCGCCGCCCTGGCCCGGCTCGGCCTGATCCGGCGAGGCGACCAGCGCCACACCGCCTTCCTGCCCGCTGACCGCCGGCCCGCCGTCTGGGACCTCGCCCTCGAACGCCGCAGAGCCCTCCCGGGCGGGCTCGACGGCGACGCACGGTCCGGCCGCCCTGCACGACGGTCTGGCGGCGTTGTCCACAGCCGGGGTGAAGCACGCTACGCGCCACCCGCGCAACGGGGTGAAGCCCGGTACCCGACGGGGCGAAGTCCCGTACCGGACGGGGTGAACCAGGCTTCGCACAAACCGTCCTTGAACCATCAAGAATCAATTGCGTGTCCGCGTGGTCCACAGATCCGGCCGCCGTCTCGGAACAGCGCCGGACTGCATCGCGCGGGCAGCGGTGCATCGCGGTGCCCTTTGCACGTCGGTGAGCTGGCCGGGCACTGCCGGCCGTGCGCATCCGAGCGCAAAGCCGCACGGTGA
- a CDS encoding PASTA domain-containing protein, translating to MTKKVPVWLWMIGAPVLLGLAMSFGVIIAVGWALRILLTWLTHRGTPSQPPAGRMVAAVGVLMASVMLCCGAVTAGVLRDGTGAPIAPARPAAAAPSPTASPTVAIEMPYLTGTDLADARSALFELGLRSQDVDQSPRGRAVYATRNWTVVATDPPAGTRVPAKTRVSLFVLKDAEAAWFAAHPVMPALPKKTEAYRLTRKGGMLDGMGELVLFRYAKGKAPKDAGVPYDRLRGVEPADEAGARAGLKHAFEYGSLVAGSIPAVGQPVRVGRLLVVLVTPEPRDQVDGSGELWIPPAPDDDDDDIDVPDWLCPTRFC from the coding sequence GTGACGAAGAAGGTCCCGGTCTGGCTATGGATGATCGGCGCTCCGGTGCTGCTCGGGCTGGCCATGAGCTTCGGCGTCATAATCGCCGTCGGATGGGCTCTGCGGATCCTCCTGACCTGGCTGACCCATCGCGGTACCCCGAGCCAGCCGCCCGCCGGCCGGATGGTTGCCGCGGTTGGCGTACTCATGGCGTCGGTGATGCTGTGCTGCGGCGCTGTCACAGCCGGTGTCCTGCGCGACGGGACCGGCGCACCGATCGCCCCCGCCCGACCTGCCGCCGCGGCCCCGTCCCCGACCGCGTCGCCGACCGTCGCGATCGAGATGCCGTACTTGACGGGCACCGACCTCGCCGACGCCCGCTCCGCGCTGTTCGAGCTCGGGCTGCGCTCCCAGGACGTGGATCAATCACCGCGCGGCCGTGCCGTGTACGCGACGCGCAACTGGACCGTCGTGGCGACCGATCCACCGGCGGGTACCCGGGTTCCCGCCAAGACGCGGGTCAGCCTGTTCGTGCTCAAGGACGCCGAAGCGGCCTGGTTCGCCGCCCACCCGGTGATGCCCGCCCTGCCGAAGAAGACCGAGGCTTACCGGCTCACCCGTAAGGGCGGCATGCTCGACGGGATGGGCGAACTCGTCCTGTTCCGTTACGCCAAAGGCAAAGCCCCCAAGGACGCGGGGGTGCCCTACGACCGCTTGCGCGGAGTGGAACCGGCAGACGAAGCCGGTGCCCGCGCCGGGTTGAAGCACGCCTTCGAGTACGGTTCGCTCGTCGCCGGGAGCATCCCGGCCGTGGGACAGCCGGTGCGAGTCGGCAGGCTGCTCGTCGTGCTGGTCACACCGGAACCCCGGGACCAGGTTGATGGCTCCGGCGAGCTGTGGATACCTCCGGCGCCTGACGATGACGACGATGACATCGACGTGCCGGACTGGCTTTGCCCGACCCGCTTCTGCTGA
- a CDS encoding class I SAM-dependent methyltransferase: MTTDSWLADTRTSYDTVAASYTELLRDGLVAQPYLRAALALFAEQVRTAGGGPVADVGCGPGHVTAHLHGLGADAFGIDLSPAMIEAARREHPGIRFEVGSMTDLDLPDASVAGLLAFWSLIHLPAEVVPAVFAQFRRVMRAGAPLLIGFHLGDETRLKTEGYGGHPMRVHVHHRRPDRVSGWLREAGFTIEAEMSINLDRTLPGAVVFGRA, encoded by the coding sequence GTGACCACTGACAGTTGGCTGGCGGACACCCGGACCTCGTACGACACCGTCGCGGCGAGCTACACGGAGCTGCTCCGCGACGGGCTGGTGGCCCAGCCGTACCTGCGCGCGGCGCTGGCGCTGTTCGCCGAGCAGGTCCGCACCGCGGGCGGCGGCCCGGTCGCCGATGTGGGCTGCGGACCCGGACATGTCACCGCCCACCTGCACGGGCTCGGTGCCGACGCCTTCGGCATCGACCTGTCACCCGCGATGATCGAGGCGGCCCGGCGGGAACACCCCGGGATCCGGTTCGAGGTGGGCTCGATGACGGACCTCGACCTGCCCGACGCCTCCGTCGCCGGTCTGCTCGCCTTCTGGTCGCTGATCCACCTCCCGGCCGAGGTGGTGCCGGCGGTTTTCGCGCAGTTCCGGCGGGTCATGCGAGCAGGCGCGCCGCTGCTGATCGGCTTCCACCTCGGCGATGAGACGCGGCTGAAGACCGAGGGGTACGGCGGCCATCCGATGCGGGTCCACGTGCATCACCGCCGCCCCGACCGGGTGTCCGGGTGGCTGCGCGAGGCAGGGTTCACCATCGAGGCCGAGATGTCGATCAACCTCGACCGTACGCTGCCCGGCGCGGTCGTGTTCGGACGGGCATGA